The Nitrospirota bacterium nucleotide sequence CGGGCGGCCTTCCCGTGGAAAGTCTCTCCGTAGGAGAATACGGCCTTTGTTGACAGCCCGTGTCTCTCCACAAGCTGTGAATCGTTGTGACACCTTGCGCAGACCTCAGCGATGTTGATGGGGTTTCTGCTCTTATGCAGTCTTGTTGTAACGTGATTGTAGAACCTGTAGATAAACTCGTCCTTCTTGTGGCACACCCTGCATCTGCCAAGCGACGCCTCGGATATCCCGGGACGCACTTTCTTAAAGAAAGACAGGGGCCTGTATAACGGCTCATCATGGCAGTCCTTGCATTCAGGAAAATCGTTGGCATATTTTTTTGATTTGCCTGCCGGATCAATCCTGCCGTGTACGCTCTGGCTCATGTCGGCGTCCACGCTTTTGTGAGAGAACTTTTTTTCGCTTGACGGCTCGATAATATGACACTCCACAAGACAGTCAACCTTTTTTGCGGGTTTGTGCGGGATCTCCGTGATGTCCGTATGGCATCCTTCACATTTGACCTTGGAGTGGACGCCGTTGTTATAGATGGATTCGTTGATGAAGAAAAGCCTGAACTTCCCTTCTTCATCAACCCTGCTCATTCCGGGATACTTGTGACACAAAAGGCAGTTGCCTATGTCCGCCGCAAAGGCGCTGCCGGGAGAGGAGAAAACCAGGAATGGAATGGACAGAAAGAGTAAAAGATAAGACTTTAGATTTGGTAGTGATACCTTCATACTTCGCCCCCTTCTACTGCAAGTTTCTGTTATTTGATTTGTAAGACTATACCCTCTATGATTCTTTTATATCACAGATTTTTTGTTTGTAAAATAAATTATTATTATGGTGAGATAATCGGGGTGGGACTTCATTTACAAAATGATTAATAAAGGCGGAGTAATTAAGAATAAAAATCACAGAGAGTGCAGAGGTTTTAAATTTGCCAACAAAAGAGAAGGAGAAGCTGCTTCCGGTTTCGCAACTTCTCATTCTCATTTTTTCATTATCAGTCTCCAATCCCCGGGCCCGGAGCTTTGCCGTAATACTTGCGCCAGATGTTGAAGTCCTGTATCCAGACAGTCCCGTTTCCGTCCAGATCTACATATGCAGGAGCTGGCGGAACTGTCTGGCCAGACCATCTGCGCCATTCGTTATAATCTATGATATTTACAAATCCGGTGTTGTCAAAATCCGGATCACACAGGTCGCCGTAATGTTGTGTGCCTGCCACAGATAGGTTGTCATCATCTGCTGAGTTGCTGTCCCTTTGATCAGGATTTGCAACCAGTCGGCAGTTGTCACATACGTCACCAACTTTGTCACCGTCTGAATCGGCTTGGTCTGGGTTTGGAGTAAGGTAACAGTTGTCGTCACAATTTACTGTGTTGCCTCCGGTACAAGAATTGTCCCCCGCGGTACCACTTAGGTCCCCATCATCAGGAATACCATCGCCGTCTGTGTCAGCCATAGTGACAATCTTATTTTCCCGGTTGCCTACTTCGTCGTAGTAATAATCAATCGCAGCGCCGTTTTCGTAAAGAACACTCTCCAGCCGGTTCAGGTCGTCATAGACATAATCTATGGTCTCTGCTGA carries:
- a CDS encoding cytochrome C, with the protein product MKVSLPNLKSYLLLFLSIPFLVFSSPGSAFAADIGNCLLCHKYPGMSRVDEEGKFRLFFINESIYNNGVHSKVKCEGCHTDITEIPHKPAKKVDCLVECHIIEPSSEKKFSHKSVDADMSQSVHGRIDPAGKSKKYANDFPECKDCHDEPLYRPLSFFKKVRPGISEASLGRCRVCHKKDEFIYRFYNHVTTRLHKSRNPINIAEVCARCHNDSQLVERHGLSTKAVFSYGETFHGKAARFLDERIPDCLDCHVNKGQSAHQMLSHKNTQASTNDMNRGKICSNIDCHPNASPKLATYNVHAEFNLKQSPAQYFFTVFFIVLTGGTLLPLMGIILLDLIRRFFPNAVIKRRK
- a CDS encoding thrombospondin type 3 repeat-containing protein, with the translated sequence MEMVFKSGSKALTGLAIVTFIFFGATLSYSAETIDYVYDDLNRLESVLYENGAAIDYYYDEVGNRENKIVTMADTDGDGIPDDGDLSGTAGDNSCTGGNTVNCDDNCYLTPNPDQADSDGDKVGDVCDNCRLVANPDQRDSNSADDDNLSVAGTQHYGDLCDPDFDNTGFVNIIDYNEWRRWSGQTVPPAPAYVDLDGNGTVWIQDFNIWRKYYGKAPGPGIGD